One Mugil cephalus isolate CIBA_MC_2020 chromosome 12, CIBA_Mcephalus_1.1, whole genome shotgun sequence DNA segment encodes these proteins:
- the LOC125017247 gene encoding cholecystokinin receptor isoform X2, with protein MDAYLQNETAVNPDCVEAHADAPQNGTGNWSLETSNVNCGNASTLLIPRRMRRIDGHTLLLILLYSLIFFLSVFGNLLIIVVLTVNKRMRTVTNTFLLSLAFSDLMMAIFCMPFNLIPSILKDFIFGAAMCKIVSYLMGISVSISTFSLVAIAIERYSAICNPLKSRVWQTRSHAYRVIAATWVLAFTIMIPYPIVSHLESFQRQDRTTAHMCRHKWPLETAEQTWYVLLLLVLFVIPGVVMIVAYGLISRELYRGIQFEMGHKKDSADAKNGLTSTVSSGSDDGDGCYVNVVQRPHSMEMSTMAASGRAMKAERPRSNTSEAKLEAKKRVIRMLVVIVVMFFLCWMPLYCANTWRAFDNISANYTLSGVPIAFIHLLCYTSACVNPLIYCFMNTRFRKALFVTFSCCAAPCHRRRRRGLRDNEEDVMATGASMSKFSYTTVSTMGAC; from the exons ATGGATGCCTATTTGCAAAATGAGACGGCTGTGAACCCCGATTGCGTCGAAGCGCACGCTGATGCGCCTCAGAACGGAACCGGCAACTGGAGCTTGGAGACATCAAACGTCAACTGTGGAAACGCGTCCACACTCCTCATACCTCGGCGTATGAGGCGGATAG ATGgccacacactgctgctgatCCTGCTCTATTCGCTCATCTTCTTCCTGAGTGTGTTCGGCAACCTGCTGATCATTGTGGTGCTGACGGTCAACAAGCGCATGCGCACTGTGACCAACACCTTCCTGCTGTCGCTGGCCTTCAGTGACCTGATGATGGCCATCTTCTGCATGCCCTTCAACCTCATCCCCAGCATCCTCAAGGACTTCATCTTTGGAGCTGCCATGTGCAAGATAGTGTCCTACCTCATGG gcaTATCAGTGAGCATCTCCACATTTAGCCTGGTTGCCATAGCGATTGAGCGCTACAGTGCCATCTGTAACCCCCTGAAGTCACGGGTGTGGCAGACCCGTTCCCACGCTTACCGGGTGATTGCTGCTACATGGGTGCTTGCCTTCACCATCATGATCCCCTACCCAATTGTCAGTCACCTGGAGTCTTTTCAGCGTCAAGACAGAACCACAGCTCACATGTGTCGCCACAAGTGGCCCCTTGAGACTGCAGAACAGACCTG gtaTGTTCTGCTTCTACTTGTACTGTTCGTGATTCCAGGGGTGGTGATGATCGTGGCCTATGGACTGATCTCCAGGGAGCTTTATCGAGGCATCCAGTTTGAGATGGGTCACAAGAAAGACTCTGCTG ATGCGAAGAATGGCCTGACCTCCACTGTGTCCAGCGGCAGCGACGACGGTGACGGCTGCTACGTCAATGTGGTCCAGCGCCCGCACTCGATGGAGATGTCCACCATGGCTGCATCGGGCCGGGCGATGAAGGCGGAAAGACCACGCAGCAACACATCGGAGGCCAAGCTCGAGGCCAAGAAGCGAGTCATCCGCATGCTGGTGGTCATTGTTGTGATGTTCTTTCTCTGCTGGATGCCGCTATACTGTGCCAACACCTGGCGGGCTTTCGATAACATCTCCGCCAATTACACCCTCTCGGGCGTACCGATCGCTTTCATCCATTTGCTGTGCTATACCTCTGCTTGCGTCAACCCACTTATTTACTGCTTCATGAACACCCGCTTCCGCAAAGCTCTGTTTGTCACCTTCTCGTGCTGCGCCGCGCCctgccaccgccgccgccgccgcgggCTGAGGGACAACGAGGAGGACGTTATGGCAACCGGGGCGTCCATGTCCAAGTTCAGCTACACCACAGTCAGCACGATGGGAGCCTGCTGA
- the LOC125017247 gene encoding cholecystokinin receptor isoform X1 — protein sequence MDAYLQNETAVNPDCVEAHADAPQNGTGNWSLETSNVNCGNASTLLIPRRMRRIEDGHTLLLILLYSLIFFLSVFGNLLIIVVLTVNKRMRTVTNTFLLSLAFSDLMMAIFCMPFNLIPSILKDFIFGAAMCKIVSYLMGISVSISTFSLVAIAIERYSAICNPLKSRVWQTRSHAYRVIAATWVLAFTIMIPYPIVSHLESFQRQDRTTAHMCRHKWPLETAEQTWYVLLLLVLFVIPGVVMIVAYGLISRELYRGIQFEMGHKKDSADAKNGLTSTVSSGSDDGDGCYVNVVQRPHSMEMSTMAASGRAMKAERPRSNTSEAKLEAKKRVIRMLVVIVVMFFLCWMPLYCANTWRAFDNISANYTLSGVPIAFIHLLCYTSACVNPLIYCFMNTRFRKALFVTFSCCAAPCHRRRRRGLRDNEEDVMATGASMSKFSYTTVSTMGAC from the exons ATGGATGCCTATTTGCAAAATGAGACGGCTGTGAACCCCGATTGCGTCGAAGCGCACGCTGATGCGCCTCAGAACGGAACCGGCAACTGGAGCTTGGAGACATCAAACGTCAACTGTGGAAACGCGTCCACACTCCTCATACCTCGGCGTATGAGGCGGATAG AAGATGgccacacactgctgctgatCCTGCTCTATTCGCTCATCTTCTTCCTGAGTGTGTTCGGCAACCTGCTGATCATTGTGGTGCTGACGGTCAACAAGCGCATGCGCACTGTGACCAACACCTTCCTGCTGTCGCTGGCCTTCAGTGACCTGATGATGGCCATCTTCTGCATGCCCTTCAACCTCATCCCCAGCATCCTCAAGGACTTCATCTTTGGAGCTGCCATGTGCAAGATAGTGTCCTACCTCATGG gcaTATCAGTGAGCATCTCCACATTTAGCCTGGTTGCCATAGCGATTGAGCGCTACAGTGCCATCTGTAACCCCCTGAAGTCACGGGTGTGGCAGACCCGTTCCCACGCTTACCGGGTGATTGCTGCTACATGGGTGCTTGCCTTCACCATCATGATCCCCTACCCAATTGTCAGTCACCTGGAGTCTTTTCAGCGTCAAGACAGAACCACAGCTCACATGTGTCGCCACAAGTGGCCCCTTGAGACTGCAGAACAGACCTG gtaTGTTCTGCTTCTACTTGTACTGTTCGTGATTCCAGGGGTGGTGATGATCGTGGCCTATGGACTGATCTCCAGGGAGCTTTATCGAGGCATCCAGTTTGAGATGGGTCACAAGAAAGACTCTGCTG ATGCGAAGAATGGCCTGACCTCCACTGTGTCCAGCGGCAGCGACGACGGTGACGGCTGCTACGTCAATGTGGTCCAGCGCCCGCACTCGATGGAGATGTCCACCATGGCTGCATCGGGCCGGGCGATGAAGGCGGAAAGACCACGCAGCAACACATCGGAGGCCAAGCTCGAGGCCAAGAAGCGAGTCATCCGCATGCTGGTGGTCATTGTTGTGATGTTCTTTCTCTGCTGGATGCCGCTATACTGTGCCAACACCTGGCGGGCTTTCGATAACATCTCCGCCAATTACACCCTCTCGGGCGTACCGATCGCTTTCATCCATTTGCTGTGCTATACCTCTGCTTGCGTCAACCCACTTATTTACTGCTTCATGAACACCCGCTTCCGCAAAGCTCTGTTTGTCACCTTCTCGTGCTGCGCCGCGCCctgccaccgccgccgccgccgcgggCTGAGGGACAACGAGGAGGACGTTATGGCAACCGGGGCGTCCATGTCCAAGTTCAGCTACACCACAGTCAGCACGATGGGAGCCTGCTGA